One Streptomyces hundungensis DNA segment encodes these proteins:
- a CDS encoding TetR/AcrR family transcriptional regulator — protein sequence MTSPAATPAYRRLSVEERRTQLLGAALSLFAHRAPEDVSLDDVAEAAGVSRPLVYRYFPGGKQQLYEAALRSAADELELCFAEAQSGPLTQRLTRVLDRYLTFVDEHDAGFSALLQGGSMAETSRTTAIVDEVRRAAAEQILVHLEVAEPGPRLRMMVRTWIAAVEAASLIWLDEDKQPPLAELRDWLVDHLVALLTVTAATDEQTAAAVRGALAHESAEGAAGVLARRVIPVVSGAGHLL from the coding sequence ATGACCTCACCCGCCGCCACCCCCGCGTACCGCAGGCTCAGCGTCGAGGAGCGCCGCACCCAGCTCCTCGGCGCGGCCCTGTCGCTCTTCGCGCACCGGGCGCCGGAGGACGTGTCGCTCGACGACGTGGCCGAGGCGGCGGGGGTCTCGCGGCCGCTGGTCTACCGCTACTTCCCGGGCGGCAAGCAGCAGTTGTACGAGGCCGCGCTGCGGTCGGCCGCCGACGAGCTGGAGCTGTGCTTCGCCGAGGCGCAGAGCGGTCCGCTCACCCAGCGGCTCACCAGGGTCCTGGACCGCTACCTCACGTTCGTCGACGAGCACGACGCCGGGTTCTCGGCGCTGCTCCAGGGCGGCAGCATGGCCGAGACGTCCCGCACGACGGCGATCGTGGACGAGGTGCGGCGGGCCGCGGCCGAGCAGATCCTGGTCCATCTGGAGGTGGCGGAGCCCGGCCCCCGGCTGCGGATGATGGTGCGCACCTGGATCGCGGCCGTCGAGGCGGCGTCCCTGATCTGGCTCGACGAGGACAAGCAGCCCCCGCTGGCCGAGCTGCGCGACTGGCTGGTGGACCATCTGGTGGCGCTGCTCACCGTCACGGCCGCCACCGACGAGCAGACCGCGGCCGCGGTGCGCGGCGCGCTCGCCCACGAGTCGGCCGAGGGCGCGGCCGGGGTGCTGGCCCGCCGGGTGATACCCGTCGTGAGCGGGGCGGGCCACCTGCTGTGA
- a CDS encoding GTP-binding protein: protein MDSAASELLVPDEELLPWQQDRSKAPIATKVVVAGGFGVGKTTFVSAVSEITPLQTEAVMTQASEATDDLSATPDKVTTTVAMDFGRITLDDDLVLYVFGTPGQQRFWFMWDDIVRGAIGAIVLADTRRLSDCFPALDYFESCGLPYIVAVNHFEGTESFEPEDVREALTVAPHIPVVIMDARDRASVIESLLGLVAHALEACPE, encoded by the coding sequence GTGGACTCCGCCGCCTCTGAACTTCTCGTCCCCGACGAGGAGTTGCTCCCCTGGCAGCAGGACCGCAGCAAGGCCCCCATCGCGACCAAGGTCGTGGTCGCGGGCGGCTTCGGCGTGGGCAAGACCACCTTCGTATCGGCGGTCTCCGAGATCACCCCGCTCCAGACCGAGGCGGTGATGACCCAGGCCAGCGAGGCCACCGACGACCTGTCGGCGACCCCGGACAAGGTGACCACCACCGTCGCCATGGACTTCGGCCGCATCACCCTCGACGACGACCTCGTCCTGTACGTGTTCGGCACGCCCGGGCAGCAGCGGTTCTGGTTCATGTGGGACGACATCGTGCGCGGGGCGATCGGCGCGATCGTGCTCGCCGACACCCGGCGCCTGTCGGACTGCTTCCCCGCGCTCGACTACTTCGAGAGCTGCGGGCTTCCGTACATCGTGGCCGTCAACCACTTCGAGGGCACCGAGTCCTTCGAGCCCGAGGACGTGCGCGAGGCGCTCACGGTGGCGCCGCACATCCCGGTGGTGATCATGGACGCGCGCGACCGGGCCTCGGTGATCGAGTCCCTGCTGGGCCTGGTGGCCCACGCGCTCGAAGCCTGCCCCGAATAG
- a CDS encoding MarR family winged helix-turn-helix transcriptional regulator gives MGADVHGSDQEFLALERELAVFLRRARASSGEMAREVHPDLEPAAYGLLVRLDEVGPQRATELAGYFGVGKATMSRQLHALEDLGLVAREPDPADGRAFLVRITEEGTARFGRVRDARRERYVRKLANWDRREISELARLLHQLNAAAES, from the coding sequence ATGGGAGCCGATGTGCACGGTTCGGACCAGGAGTTCCTCGCGCTCGAACGCGAGCTGGCCGTCTTTCTTCGGCGGGCCAGGGCCTCGTCCGGCGAGATGGCCCGCGAGGTCCACCCCGATCTCGAACCGGCGGCGTACGGACTGCTGGTACGCCTCGACGAGGTCGGGCCGCAGCGGGCGACCGAACTCGCCGGGTACTTCGGCGTGGGCAAGGCGACGATGAGCCGTCAGCTGCACGCCCTGGAGGACCTCGGCCTGGTGGCCCGCGAGCCCGACCCGGCGGACGGCCGCGCCTTCCTGGTGCGCATCACCGAGGAGGGCACCGCGAGGTTCGGCCGGGTCCGCGACGCCCGCCGCGAACGCTATGTGCGCAAGCTGGCCAACTGGGACCGCCGGGAAATCTCCGAACTGGCCCGGCTGCTGCACCAGCTGAACGCGGCCGCGGAGAGCTAG
- a CDS encoding C40 family peptidase — protein sequence MSARVRSVCAMAVAAALATAAVGPLAVAAPQPPGESSTVLPAGPEASASALLTQLQTLFRQTEEATEAYNATDVELKRREEEDKKLAASLATARSALAHSRGEAGRLAREQYQGRSELSTYLRLLLARDPQSALDQRHVLDRAAGERQAAVDRLTHGEQRAADLARASRQALDEQQALARRQRQAKDDVELRLKEVEKLLADLSPEQLAELTRLEAQGTEKAQESLLASGALSGTRAPSAAGDRALTYAVEQIGKPYVWGAEGPESYDCSGLTSQAWAHAGRAIPRTSQEQWAELPRVPLTSLRPGDLVIYFPTATHVAMYLGDGLVVQAPRPGSHVKVSPIAANPLLGAVRPDPAADALSSYHPPKLPEGAAQGVDTGYSAESGPA from the coding sequence ATGTCAGCTCGCGTGCGCTCGGTGTGCGCGATGGCCGTCGCGGCGGCCCTGGCGACGGCCGCGGTGGGCCCGCTCGCGGTGGCGGCGCCCCAGCCGCCCGGCGAGTCCTCCACCGTGCTGCCCGCGGGACCCGAGGCCTCGGCCTCGGCCCTGCTGACCCAGCTCCAGACGCTGTTCCGGCAGACGGAGGAGGCGACGGAGGCGTACAACGCCACCGATGTCGAGTTGAAGCGCCGCGAGGAGGAGGACAAGAAGCTCGCCGCCTCGCTGGCCACCGCCCGTTCCGCGCTCGCGCACAGTCGCGGCGAAGCGGGCCGGCTCGCCCGCGAGCAGTACCAGGGGCGCAGCGAACTCTCCACGTATCTGCGTCTGTTGCTGGCCCGGGACCCGCAGAGCGCGCTCGACCAGCGCCATGTCCTGGACCGCGCGGCCGGTGAACGGCAGGCCGCGGTGGACCGGCTGACCCACGGCGAGCAGCGGGCCGCCGACCTCGCCCGGGCGTCGCGCCAGGCCCTCGACGAGCAACAGGCGCTCGCGCGGCGACAGCGCCAGGCCAAGGACGACGTCGAACTCCGCCTCAAGGAGGTCGAGAAGCTGCTGGCCGACCTCTCGCCCGAGCAGCTCGCCGAGCTCACCCGGCTCGAGGCGCAGGGGACCGAGAAAGCCCAGGAGAGCCTGCTCGCCTCGGGCGCCCTGAGCGGAACGCGGGCCCCCTCCGCGGCGGGCGACCGGGCGCTGACCTACGCCGTCGAGCAGATCGGCAAGCCGTATGTGTGGGGCGCGGAGGGGCCGGAGTCCTACGACTGCTCGGGGCTCACCTCGCAGGCGTGGGCGCACGCGGGCCGCGCGATCCCGCGCACCAGCCAGGAGCAGTGGGCCGAGCTGCCCCGCGTCCCGCTGACCTCGCTGCGCCCCGGCGACCTGGTGATCTACTTCCCGACCGCCACCCATGTGGCGATGTATCTGGGCGACGGCCTGGTGGTGCAGGCGCCGCGCCCCGGCAGCCACGTCAAGGTGTCCCCGATCGCCGCCAATCCGCTGCTCGGCGCGGTCCGGCCGGACCCGGCGGCGGACGCGCTGTCCTCGTACCACCCCCCGAAGCTCCCCGAGGGAGCGGCGCAGGGGGTGGACACGGGGTACTCGGCCGAGTCCGGGCCCGCCTAG
- a CDS encoding DUF742 domain-containing protein has protein sequence MTPPAEKSARLPIRGADKKPARVRPYSLTGGRTRFGHVLLVETFVAAIEAPPERKELGGRTHRVMPEMLAIVEICRAMRTVAEISALLKMPLGVVRVLLSDLADQGRIRVYGTGHSPGQPNRALLERVLSGLRRL, from the coding sequence GTGACCCCGCCCGCCGAGAAGTCCGCGCGGCTCCCGATACGCGGCGCCGACAAGAAGCCCGCCCGCGTCCGCCCGTACTCGCTGACCGGTGGCCGCACCCGGTTCGGCCATGTGCTGCTCGTCGAGACGTTCGTCGCGGCCATCGAGGCGCCGCCGGAGCGCAAGGAGCTCGGCGGCCGCACCCACCGGGTCATGCCGGAGATGCTGGCCATCGTGGAGATCTGCCGCGCGATGCGCACGGTCGCGGAGATATCGGCGCTGCTCAAGATGCCGCTCGGCGTGGTGCGCGTGCTGCTCAGCGACCTCGCCGACCAGGGAAGAATCCGTGTGTACGGGACCGGGCACAGCCCCGGTCAGCCGAACCGCGCACTGCTCGAAAGGGTGCTCAGTGGACTCCGCCGCCTCTGA
- a CDS encoding roadblock/LC7 domain-containing protein has product MSATGTGIGRPGSTTSGTGTITGSTEARNLRWLLGNLVEEVPGIHSVAVVSSDGLLLLSSDPEQRQTPVAQQGPRGSSADLATIVSGIGSLTVGAARLMDGGGVKQTMVAMEEGSVFVMSISDGSLLGVHATPDCDMSVVAYHMALFVGRAGHVLTPEVRSELRQSMEAAQ; this is encoded by the coding sequence ATGAGTGCGACCGGCACCGGTATCGGCAGGCCCGGCAGCACGACGTCCGGCACCGGCACGATCACAGGGAGCACCGAGGCCCGCAATCTGCGGTGGCTGCTCGGCAACCTGGTCGAGGAGGTGCCGGGGATCCACTCCGTCGCCGTCGTCTCCTCGGACGGACTGCTGCTGCTCTCGTCCGACCCCGAGCAGCGCCAGACCCCCGTCGCCCAGCAGGGCCCGCGCGGTTCCAGCGCCGACCTCGCCACCATCGTCTCCGGCATCGGCAGCCTCACGGTCGGGGCCGCCCGGCTCATGGACGGCGGCGGCGTCAAGCAGACGATGGTCGCGATGGAGGAGGGCAGCGTCTTCGTCATGTCCATCAGCGACGGCTCGCTGCTGGGTGTGCACGCCACACCGGACTGCGACATGAGCGTGGTGGCCTACCACATGGCGCTCTTCGTGGGCCGCGCCGGACACGTCCTGACCCCCGAAGTCCGCAGCGAGCTGCGCCAGTCGATGGAGGCCGCCCAGTGA
- a CDS encoding ferritin-like domain-containing protein yields the protein MSTHDLYVKAPQEPHWQVPASGSARFSWEYDDGRDRLLALYQKGKDKQWDGAKRIDWSLEVDPHDPLGTPDEAMTLYGTPYWAKMTDRDKGELRLHYTSWQFSQFLHGEQGAMVCAARIVESVPDLDAKFYSATQTMDEARHAEIYGRFLHEKLGMLYPVNDNLQALLGDTLRDSRWDMPYLGMQVLIEGLALAAFGMIRDTTDKPLPKQILAYVMQDEARHVAFGRMALRDYYQQLSDAELKEREEFVIEGCYLMRDRLRGVEVLENFGIPKKEAERLSEESEFLHLFRKLLFSRIVPCVKDIGLWGERLQKAYLDMGVFDLGDSNLDLLMSQDEEIAEQLDKERFAEEEAARVAEVEGAIEEGAAS from the coding sequence GTGTCGACGCACGACCTCTATGTGAAGGCCCCGCAGGAACCCCACTGGCAGGTGCCGGCCTCCGGCTCCGCACGCTTCAGCTGGGAGTACGACGACGGGCGTGACCGGCTGCTCGCCCTCTACCAGAAGGGCAAGGACAAGCAGTGGGACGGCGCCAAGCGCATCGACTGGTCCCTGGAGGTCGACCCCCACGACCCGCTGGGCACCCCGGACGAGGCGATGACCCTCTACGGCACCCCGTACTGGGCCAAGATGACCGACCGGGACAAGGGCGAGCTGCGCCTGCACTACACCTCCTGGCAGTTCAGCCAGTTCCTGCACGGGGAGCAGGGCGCCATGGTGTGCGCCGCCCGCATCGTGGAGTCCGTGCCCGACCTGGACGCCAAGTTCTACTCGGCCACCCAGACCATGGACGAGGCCCGGCACGCCGAGATCTACGGCCGCTTCCTGCACGAGAAGCTCGGCATGCTCTACCCCGTCAACGACAACCTCCAGGCGCTGCTCGGCGACACCCTGCGCGACTCCCGCTGGGACATGCCCTACCTCGGCATGCAGGTCCTCATCGAGGGCCTGGCGCTCGCCGCCTTCGGCATGATCAGGGACACCACGGACAAGCCGCTGCCCAAGCAGATACTGGCGTACGTCATGCAGGACGAGGCCCGGCACGTGGCCTTCGGCCGCATGGCGCTGCGCGACTACTACCAGCAGCTCTCCGACGCGGAGTTGAAGGAGCGCGAGGAGTTCGTCATCGAGGGCTGCTATCTGATGCGCGACCGGCTGCGCGGGGTGGAGGTCCTGGAGAACTTCGGCATCCCGAAGAAGGAGGCCGAGCGGCTGAGCGAGGAGAGCGAGTTCCTCCACCTGTTCCGCAAACTGCTCTTCAGCCGCATCGTGCCCTGCGTCAAGGACATCGGCCTGTGGGGCGAGCGCCTTCAGAAGGCCTATCTGGACATGGGCGTCTTCGACCTCGGCGACTCCAACCTGGACCTTCTGATGTCCCAGGACGAGGAGATCGCCGAACAGCTCGACAAGGAGCGCTTCGCCGAGGAGGAGGCGGCGCGGGTGGCGGAGGTGGAAGGGGCGATCGAGGAGGGCGCGGCCTCCTGA
- a CDS encoding styrene monooxygenase/indole monooxygenase family protein encodes MRRILIVGAGQSGLQLALGLQAQGYEVTLMSNRTADEIRSGRVMSTQCMFHTALQHERDLGLNFWESQAPRIEGVGVSVAAPDATRAIDWVGKLKGYAQSVDQRVKMAGWMETFAQRGGQLVIHGAAVSDLDFFARTYDLVLVSAGKGELVSMFGRDASRSPYTEPQRALAVSYVHGLGPRPEHPEFDAVRCNLVPGVGELFVMPTLTTSGRADILFWEGVPGGPLDVFNGVTDPAEHLSLTLELMEKFLPWEYARATKVELTDGGGTLAGRYAPTVRNPIGRLPGGGLVLGVADVVVANDPITGQGSNSASKCAASYLSSIVEHGEKEFDEAWMRSAFDRYWDTAQHVTKWTNAMLGVPPEHVLNLIGAAGQLQPAADRFANGFDDPADFENFFYEPEKTAAYLAEVAGAQAQAQTQTQTQA; translated from the coding sequence ATGCGGAGAATACTCATCGTCGGAGCCGGCCAGTCCGGCCTCCAGCTTGCCCTCGGCCTCCAGGCGCAGGGGTACGAGGTCACCCTGATGTCGAACCGCACGGCGGACGAGATCCGGTCCGGCCGGGTCATGTCCACGCAGTGCATGTTCCACACCGCGCTCCAGCACGAGCGCGACCTCGGGCTGAACTTCTGGGAGTCCCAGGCCCCGCGCATCGAGGGCGTCGGCGTCTCGGTCGCCGCCCCCGACGCCACCCGCGCCATCGACTGGGTGGGCAAGCTCAAGGGGTACGCGCAGTCCGTGGACCAGCGGGTCAAGATGGCCGGCTGGATGGAGACCTTCGCCCAGCGCGGCGGCCAGTTGGTCATCCACGGCGCGGCCGTCTCCGACCTCGACTTCTTCGCCCGCACCTACGACCTGGTCCTGGTCTCCGCGGGCAAGGGCGAGCTCGTCTCGATGTTCGGCCGGGACGCCTCGCGCTCCCCGTACACGGAGCCGCAGCGCGCGCTCGCGGTCTCCTATGTGCACGGGCTCGGCCCGCGCCCGGAACACCCCGAGTTCGACGCGGTGCGCTGCAACCTGGTGCCCGGCGTGGGCGAGCTGTTCGTGATGCCGACCCTGACCACCTCGGGCCGCGCGGACATCCTGTTCTGGGAGGGCGTGCCCGGCGGGCCGCTGGATGTCTTCAACGGCGTGACGGACCCCGCCGAGCACCTGTCGCTCACCCTGGAACTCATGGAGAAGTTCCTGCCGTGGGAGTACGCCCGGGCCACCAAGGTCGAACTGACCGACGGCGGCGGCACGTTGGCGGGCCGCTACGCGCCGACCGTCCGCAACCCGATCGGCCGGCTGCCCGGCGGCGGCCTGGTCCTCGGCGTCGCCGACGTCGTCGTGGCGAACGACCCGATCACCGGCCAGGGCTCCAACTCGGCGTCCAAGTGCGCCGCTTCGTACCTCTCCTCGATCGTCGAGCACGGCGAGAAGGAGTTCGACGAGGCGTGGATGCGGTCCGCCTTCGACCGTTACTGGGACACCGCGCAGCACGTCACGAAGTGGACCAACGCCATGCTCGGGGTGCCCCCGGAGCACGTCCTGAACCTGATCGGCGCGGCCGGTCAGCTCCAGCCGGCCGCGGACCGCTTCGCCAACGGCTTCGACGACCCGGCCGACTTCGAGAACTTCTTCTACGAGCCGGAGAAGACCGCCGCCTACCTCGCCGAGGTCGCGGGCGCCCAGGCCCAGGCCCAGACCCAGACCCAGACCCAGGCCTAG
- a CDS encoding sensor histidine kinase, giving the protein MQNKRPRGNDDTRAQRTVRVRSRLVVSVAVVSLTVLGAGAPTLFAASADLTDSQHLVTLAQLDQQAISLAHALGDERDGVTRYVASGRPAGKDAALKEPAARVDRKIDELRATAPAGLARDLATVPALRRTALTGKGTALEAQKAYSDVIATLLAVADELADRTPPRAAEAVRAPGALGRAAEQASATRGLLLGALSVPAGQTSRVFDPLTGKYVQKEKDDGDAGRARDALSTAAQQAHVREQAALADFDQAAGADARDKVATTVTGPEVEAADGFLTRLTDQPQLSAAERKSDPDAVDAALSARIDRMRGAEAALATAEVKRFEQLRDDDVSALEIRVGLIGALLLLAIGVSAATARSLTRPLAVLRRGSARLAEAPESAEPVRFTGRNDEFARVVRSLNELHEKFGERHARAAELDADLAKQRGRLARLAAEKDELRSRVRELTDELERAHGTVKHAFVNLGLRSLGLIERQLSVIEGLEEREQDPDQLGVLFKLDHLATVIRRHGENLLVLAGTEHHHNHPGPVPLVDVMRAAVSEIERYERVVIQALPPHAQVAGFAADDLSHLVAELLENATSFSPPEAQVQLSGWQLEGGDIMLSVQDEGIGVPPERRAELNRRLADPSSYEPGEPGTDSGGLGLHVSALLAHRHGVRIELREQKQGGVAAVVVLPQAILPAAPPEAMPHLMTAPDDAPRFTLPGALAEANSNVLPERTERSGEMARPAPPEPTEAAEPAEAGTQAEPAEPAEPTEPATPAEPAAPRLDEPTFEMRLPGPRTPAPAPGHDDAAPEPTPAAGPTPEPEPEPEPAPEPTPAPEPAPRLTDKGLPKRTPKVVQAGSAAARERKGGTDAAEALRRRLGGFQQGAIEGRRDVAAELEDSHQQADTDTGETVEEVRR; this is encoded by the coding sequence GTGCAGAACAAGCGGCCTCGGGGCAACGACGACACACGCGCACAGCGCACCGTACGGGTGCGGAGCCGTCTGGTCGTCTCCGTCGCCGTTGTCTCCCTCACCGTGCTCGGAGCCGGTGCGCCCACCCTGTTCGCGGCCTCCGCGGACCTCACGGACTCCCAGCACCTGGTCACCCTCGCCCAGCTCGACCAGCAGGCGATCAGCCTCGCCCACGCCCTGGGTGACGAACGGGACGGCGTGACGCGCTACGTCGCGTCGGGCCGGCCCGCCGGCAAGGACGCGGCCCTCAAGGAGCCCGCCGCCCGGGTCGACCGCAAGATCGACGAGCTGCGCGCCACCGCCCCCGCCGGCCTCGCGCGCGACCTCGCCACCGTGCCCGCCCTGCGCCGCACCGCGCTCACCGGCAAGGGCACCGCCCTGGAGGCGCAGAAGGCGTACTCCGACGTGATCGCCACGCTGCTCGCCGTCGCCGACGAGCTCGCCGACCGCACGCCCCCGCGCGCCGCCGAGGCGGTCCGGGCGCCGGGCGCGCTGGGTCGCGCCGCCGAGCAGGCCTCGGCCACCCGCGGGCTGCTGCTCGGCGCGCTCTCGGTGCCGGCGGGCCAGACCTCCCGGGTCTTTGACCCCCTCACCGGCAAGTACGTACAGAAGGAGAAGGACGACGGCGACGCGGGCCGGGCGCGGGACGCGCTGAGCACCGCCGCCCAACAGGCGCACGTGCGGGAACAGGCCGCGCTCGCCGACTTCGACCAGGCCGCCGGGGCCGACGCCCGCGACAAGGTGGCCACCACCGTCACCGGCCCCGAGGTCGAGGCCGCCGACGGCTTCCTCACCCGCCTCACCGACCAGCCCCAACTCAGCGCGGCCGAGCGCAAGTCCGACCCGGACGCGGTGGACGCCGCCCTCTCCGCCCGGATCGACCGCATGCGGGGTGCCGAGGCGGCACTCGCCACGGCCGAGGTCAAGCGGTTCGAGCAGCTGCGCGACGACGACGTGAGCGCCCTGGAGATCCGGGTCGGCCTCATCGGCGCGCTGCTGCTGCTCGCCATCGGCGTCAGCGCCGCCACCGCCCGCAGCCTGACCCGGCCGCTCGCCGTGCTGCGGCGCGGCTCGGCCCGGCTCGCCGAGGCCCCCGAGAGCGCGGAGCCGGTGCGCTTCACCGGCCGCAACGACGAGTTCGCCCGGGTCGTACGGTCCCTCAACGAGCTGCACGAGAAGTTCGGCGAGCGCCACGCGCGGGCCGCCGAGCTCGACGCGGACCTCGCCAAGCAGCGCGGCCGCCTCGCCCGCCTCGCCGCCGAGAAGGACGAACTGCGGTCCCGGGTGCGGGAGTTGACCGACGAGCTCGAACGCGCCCACGGCACCGTCAAGCACGCCTTCGTCAATCTGGGGCTGCGCAGCCTCGGCCTGATCGAGCGCCAGCTCTCCGTGATCGAGGGCCTCGAGGAGCGCGAACAGGACCCGGACCAGCTCGGGGTGTTGTTCAAGCTCGACCACCTGGCCACCGTGATCCGGCGCCACGGCGAGAACCTGCTGGTCCTGGCCGGCACCGAGCACCACCACAACCACCCGGGACCGGTCCCGCTCGTCGACGTCATGCGGGCCGCGGTCAGCGAGATCGAGCGGTACGAGCGCGTCGTCATCCAGGCCCTGCCGCCACACGCCCAGGTCGCCGGATTCGCCGCCGACGACCTGAGCCACCTCGTCGCCGAGCTCCTGGAGAACGCCACCTCCTTCTCGCCTCCCGAGGCCCAAGTGCAGCTCTCCGGCTGGCAGTTGGAGGGCGGCGACATCATGCTCTCGGTCCAGGACGAGGGCATCGGCGTGCCGCCCGAGCGGCGTGCCGAGCTGAACCGTCGCCTGGCCGACCCCTCGTCGTACGAACCGGGTGAGCCCGGCACCGACTCCGGCGGTCTCGGGCTGCACGTCTCGGCGCTGCTCGCGCACCGGCACGGGGTGCGGATCGAGCTGCGGGAGCAGAAGCAGGGCGGCGTCGCGGCGGTCGTGGTGCTGCCCCAGGCGATCCTGCCCGCCGCCCCGCCGGAGGCGATGCCGCACCTGATGACGGCCCCGGACGACGCCCCGCGCTTCACGCTGCCAGGCGCGCTCGCCGAGGCCAACTCCAATGTGCTGCCGGAGCGTACGGAACGCTCGGGCGAGATGGCCAGGCCGGCCCCGCCGGAACCGACCGAGGCCGCCGAACCGGCCGAAGCCGGCACCCAGGCCGAGCCGGCCGAGCCGGCCGAGCCGACCGAGCCCGCCACCCCGGCCGAGCCCGCCGCGCCCCGCCTCGACGAGCCGACCTTCGAGATGCGGCTCCCCGGCCCCCGGACCCCGGCCCCGGCCCCCGGCCACGACGACGCGGCACCGGAACCCACGCCCGCCGCGGGGCCCACGCCGGAACCCGAACCCGAACCCGAACCCGCCCCGGAACCCACGCCCGCCCCCGAACCCGCACCGCGGCTGACGGACAAGGGCCTTCCCAAGCGCACCCCCAAGGTCGTCCAGGCGGGCTCCGCCGCGGCGCGGGAGCGCAAGGGCGGCACCGATGCCGCCGAGGCCCTGCGCCGCAGGCTCGGCGGTTTCCAGCAGGGCGCGATCGAGGGCCGCCGCGATGTGGCGGCGGAACTGGAAGACAGCCACCAGCAGGCAGACACGGACACGGGGGAGACAGTCGAGGAGGTACGCAGATGA
- a CDS encoding AurF N-oxygenase family protein has product MTTVTEREALRDALGLLRDREQVAERLLESSAKHSFDPDKELDWDAPVEDGKWFWPPELLSLYDTPLWRRMSEDQRMDLARHEAASLASLGIWFEIILMQLLVRHIYDKSLTSNHVRYALTEIADECRHSMMFARMIKKGGAPTYRVPRIYHNLARVLKTVSTTPGSFAATLLGEEILDWMQRLTFPDDRIQTIVRGVTRIHVVEEARHVRYAREELRRQMVSAPRWERELTRLSCGEAARVFATCFVNPQVYENVGLDRREAVAQVKASGHRREVMQSGASRLTEFLDDIGVMNGVSRRLWRSSGLLA; this is encoded by the coding sequence ATGACAACCGTGACCGAACGCGAAGCGCTCCGCGACGCACTCGGCCTGCTCAGGGACCGCGAGCAGGTCGCCGAGCGGCTGCTCGAATCGTCCGCCAAGCACTCCTTCGACCCCGACAAGGAGCTGGACTGGGACGCCCCCGTCGAGGACGGGAAGTGGTTCTGGCCGCCGGAGCTCCTGTCGCTGTACGACACCCCGCTGTGGCGCCGGATGTCCGAGGACCAGCGCATGGACCTCGCCCGCCACGAGGCCGCCTCGCTCGCCTCACTCGGGATCTGGTTCGAGATCATCCTGATGCAGCTGCTCGTACGGCACATCTACGACAAGTCGCTCACCAGCAACCACGTCCGCTACGCGCTCACCGAGATAGCCGACGAGTGCCGGCACTCGATGATGTTCGCCCGCATGATCAAGAAGGGCGGGGCGCCGACGTACCGGGTGCCGCGGATCTACCACAACCTCGCGCGCGTCCTGAAGACCGTCTCCACCACCCCGGGGTCGTTCGCCGCCACCCTGCTCGGCGAGGAGATCCTGGACTGGATGCAGCGCCTGACCTTCCCGGACGACCGCATCCAGACCATCGTGCGCGGCGTCACCCGCATCCACGTGGTCGAGGAGGCCCGCCATGTCCGGTACGCACGCGAGGAGTTGAGGCGGCAGATGGTCTCCGCGCCGCGCTGGGAACGGGAGTTGACGCGCCTGAGCTGCGGTGAGGCGGCCCGCGTCTTCGCCACCTGCTTCGTCAACCCCCAGGTGTACGAGAACGTCGGCCTCGACCGGCGCGAGGCCGTCGCCCAGGTGAAGGCGAGCGGCCACCGCCGCGAGGTGATGCAGAGCGGGGCGAGCCGCCTCACCGAATTCCTCGATGACATAGGCGTGATGAACGGGGTCAGCCGGCGGCTGTGGAGGAGCTCGGGACTGCTGGCCTGA